Proteins encoded by one window of Rutidosis leptorrhynchoides isolate AG116_Rl617_1_P2 chromosome 7, CSIRO_AGI_Rlap_v1, whole genome shotgun sequence:
- the LOC139858253 gene encoding FCS-Like Zinc finger 10-like, whose product MLMKRTRSHQKDQQNMGQTHNLIPDSNFNEFSYTNSDALLKQIHKANSFFTVPGLFVGLNPKNSESDSVRSPTSPLDFKVFSKPKFSILPNNASSKLNEATQKSWDCNKVGLSIIESLKDDPKPSSGKILRSSDSKKSILFAPQMRILNNPSLKPTNFDLFDSLSNSLPKNYATFSHTHINKSNPKLISPLAQESFAKFSSHSLDSANRGSNPTRLTTQPTNPIGKDLVASLSATEIELSEDYTCIKKHGPNPQTTHIYGDCILERHDNEFIPKSFKCEEHEIKPSEIVNSYITNDFLSFCYSCKKKLVGEDIYIYRGEKAFCSWNCRSNEILIEEETEKARSFSETEIMPKSDSCEEIFETSMFIAA is encoded by the exons ATGCTGATGAAGAGAACTAGATCACACCAAAAAGATCAACAAAACATGGGTCAGACTCATAATCTGATTCCTGACTCTAATTTTAATGAGTTTTCCTATACAAATTCTGATGCTTTATTGAAACAGATACACAAAGCCAATTCCTTTTTCACTGTTCCTGGTCTATTTGTAGGGCTAAACCCTAAAAACTCAGAATCTGATTCAGTTAGAAGTCCCACTTCTCCTTTGGATTTCAAGGTTTTTTCAAAACCGAAATTTTCGATTTTACCAAACAATGCTTCTTCTAAATTGAACGAAGCTACCCAAAAGAGTTGGGATTGTAACAAAGTAGGATTAAGCATTATCGAATCTCTTAAAGATGACCCGAAACCATCATCCGGAAAAATACTTCGTTCATCCGACAGTAAAAAGAGTATTCTATTTGCACCCCAAATGAGAATCTTGAACAACCCGAGTTTAAAACCCACCAATTTTGACCTTTTTGACTCGTTATCGAACTCCCTCCCAAAAAATTACGCAACTTTTTCTCATACCCATATCAACAAATCCAACCCAAAACTGATTAGTCCATTAGCACAAGAATCATTTGCTAAGTTTTCTTCCCATTCTTTGGATTCTGCAAATCGTGGGTCAAACCCGACGCGTTTAACAACCCAGCCGACTAACCCAATTGGAAAAGATTTAGTGGCTTCTCTCTCAGCAACTGAAATTGAGCTTTCTGAGGATTATACATGTATTAAAAAACATGGGCCTAACCCGCAAACAACTCATATATACGGTGACTGTATTTTAGAACGTCATGATAATGAGTTTATTCCTAAATCTTTCAAATGTGAAGAACACGAGATTAAACCCTCTGAAATCGTTAATTCGTACATCACTAATGATTTCTTGAGCTTTTGTTACTCTTGCAAGAAAAAGTTGGTGGGTGAAGATATTTACATATACAG AGGCGAGAAAGCGTTCTGCAGTTGGAATTGCAGATCAAACGAGATTCTTATCGAGGAAGAAACGGAGAAGGCGAGATCGTTTTCGGAAACTGAGATTATGCCAAAATCGGACAGCTGTGAGGAAATTTTCGAGACCTCCATGTTCATTGCTGCATAA